The genomic region GCGTGCGGCCCGCCGCCTGGTGCACATCCCGATGGGGCGCTTCGCCGAGCCGGAGGAGATCGCCAACGCCGTGTCGTTCCTCGCCAGCGATGAGTCGAGCTTCATCACGGCGAGCGAGTTCCTGGTCGACGGCGGCCTGAGCCACGCGTACGTCACCCCGCTGGAGAGCGACTTCGCATGAGCACCGACGCCGTAGCAGAGGGTCGGAGGATGCCCGTCATCGGCATCACCACCTACCACCCGTCGGCCTCGTGGGGCACGTGGAGCGGGGTGGAGTCCGACCTGCTGCCGGCGGCCTACGCGCAGTCCGTGACCGCGGTCGGAGGTGTTGCGCTGCTGATCCCGCCCGTTGAGACGGCCGATGCCGCGCGCGCTGCCGTCGGTGCGCTCGACGGCCTGATCATCGCCGGTGGCGAGGACGTGAATCCCGCGCGCTACGGCGAAGAACCCGACCCGCACGTGCGCTCGTGGAGCGACGCGCGCGATGCGAGCGAGCTGCTGCTGCTCGACGCGGCGGATGCGATCGCCCTCCCGGTGCTCGGCATCTGCCGCGGCATGCAGGTGATGGCGGTGCACTCTGGAGGCACGCTCGTGCAGCACCTGCCCGACGTCGTCGGCCACGCTCGGCACGCGGGTTCCGACAATGTCTTCGCCGACACCGCTGTGGCGGTGGATGCGGGCTGCCGCCTCTCCGCCCTCCTGCCGAGCGAGCTCACCGTGGCGAGCCACCACCACCAGGCCGTCGCGCGGCATCCGGGATTCACGGCGACGGCGCGTGACGACGACGGGGTGCTCCAGGCGATGGAGGCCTCGGGCGACCGGTTCGCGGTGGCCGTGCAGTGGCATCCCGAGCAGAAGCCCGACGAGGGCCTCTTCGCCGGCCTCGTCGAGGCGGCGCGGGAGTACCGGTCGGCGGCTACGCCCGCAGGCTGATCCCCGCAGGCCTCGAAGCTCGCGGCGCAGCCACGCGCGTCTCGACCCGCGGGAGGGAGCGGCTCCGTCAGCCCAGCCGCTCGAGCTCCTCCGGGGTCAAGTCGATGTCGACGGCCGTGACCGAGTCGAGCACGCTCTCCGGTCGCGATGCGCCGGGGATCGGGATGACGCCTCGCCCCTTCGCGAGTTCCCACGCGAGTGTGACGACCTGCGGGCTCACACCGCGGGCATCCGCCACGTCTTGGAACGCCTCGAAGCCCTCACCCGCGCCGTTGCGGCCGATGCCGCCGAGCGGGCTCCACGGCAGGAACGCGATGCCGAGCTCCGTGCAGTACTCGAGTTCCGGCTCGCTGGAGCGGAACCGCGGCGAGTACTGGTTCTGCACGGAGACGAGCCGCCCGCCGAGCACGTCTTGCGCGATGTCGATCTGGTCGACGCTGGCGTTGGAGATGCCGGCCATCTCGATGACGCCATCGTCGAGCAGGTCGCGCAGCGCAGTGACCGAATCCCGATACGGCACGGCGGGGTCCGGCCGGTGGAACTGGTACAGCCCGATGCGCTCGACGCCGAGCCTGCGCCGCGACTCCTCTGCCGCGCCGCGGATGTAGTCGGGATTGCCGTTCACGATCCAGGTGCCGTCGCCCGGCCGGATGTGCCCGCCCTTCGTCGCCACGAGCACATTCGACGTGTCGCCGTCGTACTCGCGCAGAGCCCTGGCGATCAGGGCCTCGTTGTGCCCGACCTCGTCGGCGTGGATGTGGTACGCGTTCGCCGTGTCGATGAGCGTGACACCGGCATCCAGTGCCGCATGGATGGCCGCGATCGAGCGCTTCTCGTCGGGGCGTCCCTCGATCGACATCGGCATGCCGCCGAGCCCGATCGCGCTGACGGTGCGGTTGCCGATGGTGCGTTGCTGCATGATGGATGCCTTTCTCGCGATGGTGCTCAGCGCGCGTGCGCCGACGGCTCAGGGCGCTCCTGCTCGACGGAGAGTCGCAGCTTGTCGCAGAGCGCCTGCAGCTGGGCGAGCTCCTCCGCGCTGAGCGCGTTGCCCACGTGGTCGATGATCGATCGTCCGTGCTGCACGGCGCAGCGGCGGTAGAGCTCGTAGCCCTCGTCGGTGAGGCGCACGAGGGAGCCGCGCGCGTCATCCGGTTCAGGGCACTTCGACACGAGACCGCGCTCGACCAGCCGGTCGACCAGACGGCTCACGCTCGGCTGGGTGAGCAGCACCTGCGTGCGCAGGTCGCGCATGCGGATGCTGCGTCCCTCCTGCTTCGAGATGGTGAAGAGCACGTCGTATTCGGTGAGGCTGATCTCCGCGTCACGCGGAAACTCGTTGCTCAGGGTGCGCATCACCGTCACCTGAGCGCGGAACAGCGACTCCCATGCGCTGATCGCGGACTTCGTGGCCATCCGTGCGCCCCTTCCACCTGCAGCGAGCACGTCGTTACAGCGTACGGGGGTGTGCACGGTTCGGGCGTGCCGGCGAGGGGCCGGGATGCCCGTGCGCGGGTTACCCTGGCGGGTATGGAAGACCGTCATCCTACGTATCCCGCTCGAGTCGGAGCGTCTGGCGCCGTGATGTGGACCGCCGTCGTGCTCGCGGTCGCCGGCGTCGTCGGGTTCGTCATCACTGTGGCGGTGACGGGGGTCTGACGCCGCTTCGGCGTTCGTGATCGACGCCTCGGCATCACGGTCGATGGTGCACGGAGTTCTCTTGCTGCACCAGCTTGACTTAGAGTGCACTCTAACTTCTACCCTTCTGTCTCGGGCCGCCGTGCCCCACGTGAGAATCCAGACACATCTCGACAGAAGGAATGGACGATGACTCAGACGACCGAACGAGAGCAGCGGTTCGAGCAGGGCAAGGCGGTGCTCGACGCGATCGACGGCGTCGGCGGCGCGAACGTCGTCGATGCGCTCGCCGACGTCTCGCCCGAGCTGGCCCACCAGGTCGTGGCCTGGGGGTTCGGTGACATCTATTCGCGGCCCGAACTGGAGCCCCGCGATCGCCAGCTCGTCACCCTCGGCATGCTGTCCGCGCTCGGCGGATGCGAGCCGCAGCTCGAGGTGCACATCAACGCCGCGCTGAACGTCGGGCTCACCCCGAAGCAGATCGTCGAGGCGCTTCTGCAGTCGGCGGTCTACTGCGGTTTTCCTCGCGCGCTGAATGCGACGTTCGCCGCGAAGAAGGTCTTCGCCGAGCGCGGGTTGCTTCCGATCGTCTAGCAGGCCGATCGGCGCGGTGTCGCGCTTCGGCGTGAGCCTCACCGCTGCGCCGAACCCGCCTTCGGACAGACCGAGGGCCGGTCGTAGAGGCTTAC from Humibacter ginsenosidimutans harbors:
- a CDS encoding carboxymuconolactone decarboxylase family protein; protein product: MTQTTEREQRFEQGKAVLDAIDGVGGANVVDALADVSPELAHQVVAWGFGDIYSRPELEPRDRQLVTLGMLSALGGCEPQLEVHINAALNVGLTPKQIVEALLQSAVYCGFPRALNATFAAKKVFAERGLLPIV
- a CDS encoding MarR family winged helix-turn-helix transcriptional regulator, giving the protein MATKSAISAWESLFRAQVTVMRTLSNEFPRDAEISLTEYDVLFTISKQEGRSIRMRDLRTQVLLTQPSVSRLVDRLVERGLVSKCPEPDDARGSLVRLTDEGYELYRRCAVQHGRSIIDHVGNALSAEELAQLQALCDKLRLSVEQERPEPSAHAR
- a CDS encoding aldo/keto reductase; the protein is MQQRTIGNRTVSAIGLGGMPMSIEGRPDEKRSIAAIHAALDAGVTLIDTANAYHIHADEVGHNEALIARALREYDGDTSNVLVATKGGHIRPGDGTWIVNGNPDYIRGAAEESRRRLGVERIGLYQFHRPDPAVPYRDSVTALRDLLDDGVIEMAGISNASVDQIDIAQDVLGGRLVSVQNQYSPRFRSSEPELEYCTELGIAFLPWSPLGGIGRNGAGEGFEAFQDVADARGVSPQVVTLAWELAKGRGVIPIPGASRPESVLDSVTAVDIDLTPEELERLG
- a CDS encoding gamma-glutamyl-gamma-aminobutyrate hydrolase family protein; translation: MSTDAVAEGRRMPVIGITTYHPSASWGTWSGVESDLLPAAYAQSVTAVGGVALLIPPVETADAARAAVGALDGLIIAGGEDVNPARYGEEPDPHVRSWSDARDASELLLLDAADAIALPVLGICRGMQVMAVHSGGTLVQHLPDVVGHARHAGSDNVFADTAVAVDAGCRLSALLPSELTVASHHHQAVARHPGFTATARDDDGVLQAMEASGDRFAVAVQWHPEQKPDEGLFAGLVEAAREYRSAATPAG